The following nucleotide sequence is from Glycine max cultivar Williams 82 chromosome 9, Glycine_max_v4.0, whole genome shotgun sequence.
TGTCAACTGCATGTTGATATGTAAAAATGTGCTAGAATTAATGTAATGCACAAGGGAAAAAACtactaacaataaaaaagattgatatttttatttagatacatgagaagaaaatattatgcatcaatttacataattatctaatcataattcgttatatataataaatttattgatttttaaaaataattattttaaaataattcaaaggataatttattttgaataatagtgtaaaattattttaagctaTCAATGTATCACCATTTGACACTAAATATATGAAAGGAGACATGATAGGagataataatttcaatttacttataaaattaacataaaataatatatatatatatatataaattttatcacataattttctatattttttaattttttgggccACTCTCAgtcttaacaaaattattttaacatgacGATACGTTAAACTGGATTAGAAATTTGTAAATgtaatacatgaaaaaaaaaaactaacaataaaaaaatgttatacttGATAATCACCCATCACACTTTTATTTAGagatataaatgaaaatttgacacatgataattattttcatttatttacaaaaataacataaaataatgtgtaatttttttaccacattattttataattttttttttcaattttttgggcCTCCTAATCATGACTTTGGGCCTTCCCTTTACatatacaaaaacaaatacaatcTTGATCGGTGAGAATCAAACGTCTTCCACCTGACCACTGTCTTATGTCCCAATATCCGAACAATTTTTGTAATTTGAGACATTAAAACAGAACAAAAGCTTGTATCTATCGTTATATCTCTTAATGTAAACAGTGTCATTGTACGTTTGTTCGCCTGGATGACCTTCAGTACCACCAATATGCACACATGACTTTTTTTTGGTATGCATTTGGAGGATTTACCACACCCAGGCttctttttggaaaaatatCCAATGGGGTACCTAACATGATActtccaaaaacaaaatataaaaaggcctAACAGACtattagaaaaattattgaccaaataatttatatttaattttttaaaaaaatgctactAAAGTTTAGAGACCTCAATATTAgctagagaaaataaattattgtcatTAAATTTAGTTATCAACTCATTACTCCCTCcccatttcaaatttcaaatattaacaaaaataattcaaattaaattttgtcaCTAAAAGAAGCTATTTTCAAGATTTGAGGGTTCaaatgaaagtattttttttttcatgggaCTAAATTCAAAGGaaatcctaaaataaaaagaaaagaaaaaatataaaattaaaaagagaaaacacaaaaagaaagaaacgtGAAAagtaaaacagaaaaaaaaattgaaaaagaagaaagagaaagaattgggtgaaaagaaagagagaaaaagattaGATAAATCCTTgagaaaaatgacaaaatacACACTAATTTAGATACTTATAGAAAattgtttatgtaatttttttaatctaaaagttTCTTATATACTAGATATTTACGTAATTTACACCcattatgtaaattattttttatgcatataaaataaaattccatgAGCACGAGCTCCTCGAGGatcataaagttatttttatttgttccaCATGCTTGGTCTACTTTATCTGGAAGaccataaaacaataaattattgttaCAATGACAcgtttaatgttttatgatTTTGCAGGTGACTTACTGAGCCACGTGGGCGTCTCagtatttttattacaattaaattaactaaggtTTCTTTCGATCTTTTCATAGAACCTGCAGCCAGGAAGCATGCATGCTCAGAGTCACAAGACCCTCgtgttataattaataatattatcaataggacataaataaataaaagtcaaattgttttcaaaagtGTTCATCACCATTGTCATAGAGAAATCtaataggaaatttttttaaacatattattattaattaattaaaatttattaaaaacttatacaattttatagatttctttcttatttaatgagttttatttataattttatagttatcaataaaattgCATTAATATCTTTAAcccaaaaattaatataattatatatagatcTTGAGTTACATTCACATGAGAGaacaattatttaatgaaataatttatgtttaatttttttttataggtgaAGATGTGTCCATATTTAACATGTGACGttagtttaaataaaattgtttttaaagaaaGATATTTACGAAGAATAAACAAAGTGCGTGTTGCTAGAGGTAATATGCTCTTTCTATTAGAAACGAGATGTATCTTAACCTCatttaagttaaataaaattactgtAAGAGAAAGactctttattatttattatttaactatttgacataattgtatatataaaagttaaacttgAGATTCATCAATCAAACTTTGAGTcaatttttagaattaaaattatatctattatttttctaatgcctttcatttattttttatagtaatcGAATTCAAATACTAAAAGATTTACGATAACAAAGAGAAAGAACCCAATAAAACAAAGATGAGAATACAATAAAGCAAAACCATTATTTTATCACTTATTTTTGCATTGGGGTTTTGTTAGCAACCGGGAGCAGAGTACTTAATGCATATCACAACGACAAACATATGATTAAGCATTAACTCAACACTATCTAGCTACCCTTgacattatttgatttgattcaaaCTACGGACTTGATAATTCCATCAACCTTAGAAGCTTCTATGAAAACAATGTCGAAGGCCTCATGCTCAGTGAGATTCAAACGTCTTCCTCCCTCACCATTTTTGGCATCAAACCTTCCAATATCTAAACAAGTGCCTGAGCCAGTGATACAGAACACAAGTTTGTATCCAAATTTATATTTCTGAATGCTAAATGTGCCACTAAATGTTTGTTGACCAGGATGACCTTCAGGACCACCAATACCCACACATGCCTTTTGGATTTCATTGTCCACAAACGCCACCCATTTGGAGGATTCAGCACAATAAGGTTTCTCTGCGAACTCGATTTCAAGTGGAGTACCTACATGGATATATAGATATTTTCCAAAAACAAAgacattcaattaattaaagggCTCAACATACTACTagaaaatattaacattaaaattagtcacaaacaattttctttaaaaaaattgtcaatacAACTTGACGACCTCAAAATTAGCAAGGAAAAACTATATTCTATcactaaatttagttttttttaataaaaaaaaatcactaaatttAGTTACCACTTGGTTGGTAGTTGAGAAGGAGGATTTAAGGAAAGAAGATATGGTGAGTTCGAATATTTCCactaatattttaacaaaaactagtaattaacattaattaattaataaaaaaaattagctacccgttcattattttttagtagtggtgaaaaaaatgataaaaaaaattaattagtaagacATTTTCAAACATATCCGTTAtatttccctcttttttttttttttttttataaattgaatgTATCTTAAAAAGAATGTTAGCTAAGCTGACAATTTGGGTTGTCATGTGTTTAtgatcctaattaattaatctccACAAGGCTATTAAGAGCATGATTGGTTTGCCTATgtattgtttgtttatttattttgattttgtattgAAATACGTGTCACATACAATATTTTCATAGCACATCAAACACGTATTATTAAGTTGTTCAACTTACAAGAAAAAGCTAATTAATACAAGTTATACAACTTAGCTATATATGTGTTACCCGGAGATTGATTGATATAATAGGCCTATAATAGTGTCAAACTATATGCATCAATTTCTGGTTAGAGacatatgatgatgatgagtaCCTGTAAAGATGATTCCAGGGCTTATCCCAGGTATGCTGAATTTGACTGGTGTGCCACGGAAGATTTCTGAGTAATCTTGCAAAACAGTAACTGGGCAGTTTGAGTTTCCTGTCCGGCCTAGTTTCAATCCACCACCGGCAGCGCCCCAAGTTGATGGCATAATGTAATATGTGCCACCTGGGAAAATGGGGTTGCCACTTATGTCCACAACTTGTTCAACATCTTCTGAAAGAGCCAGGAAAGCAAAGAGAGGCAGGAAGGAAAGGGATAATAGTAGGGTAGGCTTCATAGTTAATTTACTCGATAGAGATGTTGTGCTTGAGTGTTTTGCTGAATTGCCTTTGCCTCTTTATATAGTACTATAAATACAGACGAAGCCAGAGTCACACatgttcaaattaaaaattgatacatgattaattattattaaccaTACatgttccaatttttttttttttttttgaatcaaacacacataatattaaaagaTGTATAATACTCACATATATATTCCTGTTCAATCACAtctatttgttaaattttacgAGTTTACTAGTCTATTTATTCTTTACGAGTTAAGTtgtatacaaatttttttagtaaactcTATGTAAATTTATTAGACTCTATGCAAATTAAGTACTCCAATTAACGAGTCAACAAGTTTAAAAATTAGACTAAATTATAATGTcattttgggttgtttttatatgtttatatttcAACATATCGTCATTTAGTATGTTGTCCTTAAATCAAAGAACTCACATTTCTAAcagcataaaaaattattgttgttctttaataacatcaaatcctTATTCTCCACTAATATCAAATCCTCAATGATGAGAATACTCTATTACTATTATCACCTCTGTAAGTTATCATTTAGTAGTGATGCATTATTAAACttgattatttaagtattgtatTATCTATTGTttactattttactttattatgttgttaaaatatttaattgatatattatttatatgtatttttatataaaatagacTTTTATAAATTTACGAGTCGAATTTACCGAATTTTTAAAACTCTCACAAGTTTATATAGATTATAGAGTTTGATAACCTTCCTTTGATGTTATTCAAATCAAAttcattaagaaaaacaaataagataCCTTATATATGTCACGTAtctaataaaaaacattattttaatataaagtcACACATGCATGTTTTGGATAAGGATGGATCTATTCGGATTAGGGCTGAGCACGGCACGGGTCGGATTCGGATCCAAAATAGCTCATCCGATCGAGGAGAGAAAGTATGAGATTGAGACACGGAACGTACAAGGAGAGAAAGACGTACAAGTATGAGATTGGGTTTGGAAATgctttatgaattaaaaatattatttgaaattggAAATACTTCTGTTCATCTTCTCAATAGAAAGCATTGTCTTTAACTTTATGAATGAAGGCTCAATTGATTgttatatactaataaaataataagcaaATGAAAAAACATAAACGGGTGTAGAAAATTGTTACTCATAAAAACCCACTactatccattttttttattctctcaatCCGACACCCAATCCGATCCGAATCGAACCGTgcaccttttcttttttggttttttcggaTGACGGTCCGTTTCGGATTTTATGCTCACCCCTAAATCGGATTTAGTTTGCTAAGTTAACAAAGTattggaaaattaaaattaaaactaagatattttataaatttagtttattttaaattaagggaatatattttaattttttttgttttacatagttttatttaaaaatagaaataaactgattcatttaataattataaattataaatatatttaatagtaCACCTAGAAATCAGTTTgctatttatattttacattttaccaACTTACTTGGGCTTATTTTTAGCAAACCCATGAGCTGCCTGTCACAAAAGGAGagcattagtttttttaaaagtaattacacAAGTTATACAATAATAAGAGAGACGTTggaagtaaaataattaatgagagAGAGGGGATCATAcacaaagttaattttttaacaaattcctAGGCATAAggattaagtaatttttttatttaaaaaaaaacattagctCCTCGACGCAGCACAACAATCATAATGAATAAATTATTGTAGTATTAAATTACTGATGAGCCACGAGGAGGAATATCTTATTTCTCTCGTGGAACACAAGCTACAcatatcttcttcttcatttttttttctttcgggTTTTGGTACTTTTTAACATAACCGGTTCATGGAAAATTCTAAGTAGAACGGAAAGCCCAATCATTTGTGCTACTGATGAAATTTGGGATTTGCTAGGGGCACCTAGCAgaattgctggtgcacccagcaaattttaaaattgtcaaaAATGCCCTTCATGCTTTTTTGCAAACTTGTAGAAGCGCCATATGNNNNNNNNNNNNNNNNNNNNNNNNNNNNNNNNNNNNNNNNNNNNNNNNNNNNNNNNNNNNNNNNNNNNNNNNNNNNNNNNNNNNNNNNNNNNNNNNNNNNTGATTTTTCCTCTGAGAAATTGACCAATGGCCGATTCTTCTACGCACCGCATGATATGTGTCGGTCACATTTTTCCtgaaattttttatagtaaaattcATTTTGGACTTCTCGTTCTTTCACAGTTACACACACTCCAGTCACACACTTCTTCCTCTCTCCATTTCTCTAACTCTGACCATGCAATTGGCGTTGGTCTCATTGCATTCTCTATAGAATGACAAACAAGGCCAAAGGAAAAAGGCAAGGAGGTTGGCGGAAAAGTTCTGCCGGCAAGCGCAAGGGCGCATTCGACGACGACAAGACCGGTGGCGGGGGCGAAAGAGAAACAAGTGAGGTGTCCTTCAGTTTTTTCTGACGACGAATAAAATGTCGCGCCAAGAAGGATGAACATGCCAGATAAGGGCCAGAGTAGCAGGCCACATGTCGTCCCTAAAGAGGAAATGTTGGCctgaaactaatttttttgagttttgggcCTTCTGTTGCAGGCCCTTTTCGAATGAACCAGtgtctgctgtttttttttttttttggatttgttgACGTGCAAACATGAGGCAGACCACCTTTGGAAAGTCTCACGGCTTTCccagataattaaaaaaaaaccccgAACAGGGGTACCTAGGCAAGTTTACATGGCCCGAAACCaacttttttgagttttgggcCTTCTGTTGCAGGCCCTTTTCGAATGAACCGGTGTctcctgttattttttttggattcgttGACGTGCAAACATGAGACAGGAGACCTTTGGAGAGTCTCACGGGTTTcccagataattttaaaaaatctccgAATAGGGGTACTTAGGCAACTTTACATGCCCCGAAACCaacttttttgagttttgggcCTTCTGTTGCAGGCCCTTTTCGAATGAACCGGTGTCtgctgttattttttttggattcgttGACGTGTAAACATGAGACAGGCCACCTTTGGAGAGTCTCACGGCTTTcccagataattttaaaaaatccccGAACAGGGGTACTTAGGCAACTTTGCATGCCCTGAAACCAACTTTTTTGGGTTTTGGGCCTTCCTTATGCTGACTCTTCCACGCAAGGTTTGATGAAATAAGTAGTTTTGTGAACTGGGTTTGATGTTACACAATAGTTAATGACGTCAGACGACAATGACTGACGTGACCCGACAGTGAACGACGTGAAATGAGGTTGCTTTAGTTTTACGCTTCACAATGTAAAATAGTCACGGGTCTGATAAAAGTGAAGCCATGTGCCTGGCTGGGCCATCTATATAAATGACAGATGGGGATGTCCATGGTACTCAACAACAACTGGTATTCAGagtttgtcaaattaattttcgATAAACAATGGCATTCTTAGGAGAGACTTCGTCCCAGACGATCGTGAACTCGAGGTTGGCactcatttttccaaatggaacCGTCATCCACAACGAGTGTGgggtttattttcaaagttctaGTCCAGTGCCCATGCGAGTACCAAATCTATGCGATTTTTCAACTCTTAAAAGCAGAATACACAACAGCCTTTAGCTAAACAACAATCAAGTTGTGGATGAAATTCATTATCGGCGACCAGTGGAAGATACAGGTAACAACATTCACTTTGAAAGTATGCAATTGAAAAACGACATGGATGTGAACACCATGTTAATGTATAATGATCAAGTTTCATGTGTTGGACCGATTGAGTTGTTATGTATCGTTTGTAGAACAACAAATGCaattttaaacttacttgaacgccCCAACATCCCTACACATGATGCGGTTCTGTATTACAATGGAAGGTGGAACATGCCACGCCAAAATAACTTTGTGGGTTACGCGTTCACCGgaataaatccaaaaaaatttgatattccAAAAGGATGTAGCATAGATCAACTGAATGATTTAATCAAGCAAGTAGCACCTAAAGGGAATCCTTCTCATGGGATTCACGAATCCCAAGTTATAAGGCGGTTGTTTTATTGACAACCTAGTCATTTGGAGTATTCTGAGAaagttttagaatttaaaattattgagctGAAATGTGACGACGACGTGCTAAAGGTGCTGGTAGAGTCCAATTACTGAAAACAATTTgtgccaatagaaattttggctCTCTTTAGTAAAGTGGTTATGGAAAATGAGGACGATGTGATTACGTCCTTGCGTGATTGAATGCTAGTTAAATGTTAGGCTGTTTTCGTGCAAATTAAATTTCTGTCCATGATGTTGTAATCGATGTAATATGTCTTAGTGTGTCAATTTGTTATGTTTATGACCCGTTTGTAATGTGTAGTATgtatcaaaaaggaaaaaaaaatttatcatcaaCTTTTATCAAAAACATTTCTAacttattgttgtttaaattatataataattttcagtataaattaaaatttctaatttattttgtccaatcaattacatttaactaaaatttttaacttatttgtttcaatgactaagttatttttttttaaatttctagcttatttttttaaaatttctaactcatttttaaaaaaaatttaacttatttgtttgaaatttctaacttattttttaaaatctctaacttatttttttaaatttctaagttatttatttaaaatttgtaacttattttttaaaaatttataacttattgttgtttaaattatataataattttcagtataaattaaaatttataacttattttgtccaatcaattacatttaattaaaatttctaacttatttgtttcaatcaattaaaatttctaacttatttttttaaaatttctaacttactttttaaaatgtctaacttatttttttaaaatttctaactttttaaaatgtctaacttattttttaagatttgtaacttatttttaaaaaaattataacttattgttgtttaaattatataataattttcagtataaattaaaatttctaacttattttgtccaatcaattacatttagttaaaatttctaacttatttgtttcaatcaattaaaatttctaacttattttttttaaaatttctaacttactttttaaaatgtctaacttatttttttaaaatttctaacttactttttaaaatgtctaacttattttttaaaatttgtaaaaaatttctaacttattgttgtttaaattatataataattttcagtataaattaaaatttctaacttattttgtccaatcaattatatttaattaaaatttctaacttatttgtttcaatgactaagttatttttttaaatttctagcttatttttttaaatttctaactcattttaaaaaaaaaaattaacttatttttttgaaatgtctaacttattttttaaaatttgtaacttattttttttttaaatttctaaattattgttgtttaaattatataataattttcagtataaattaaaatttctaacttatttttttcaatcaattacatttaattaaaatttctaacttatttgtttcaatgactaagttattttttttttaaatttctagattttttttaaatttctaactcatttttaaaaaacatttaacttatttttttgaaatgtctaacttatttttttaaaatttctaacttactttttaaaatgtctaacttattttttaaaatttctaacttatttttttaaaatttctaacttattttttttgaaatttctaacttattgttgtttaaactatataataattttgagtataaattaaaatttttaacttattttgtccaatcaattacatttaattagaatttctaacttatttatttcaatcaattaaaatttctaacttattttttaaaaatttctaacttacattttaaaatgtctaacttattttttaaaattcgtaacttatttttaaaaatttctaacttatatttatcacatacataaacaaatactaaaattaacaatttaagtaaaaagataatttaaatacataaagaAATAGAGACATTATCTAAATCAATGTGttttaacaaatacaaaaacaaatactaaaatttaaatacataaacaaatacaataaaaaagataaatcctAATCTATGCAGGATCTCTGTCGCGGCCTAAGATTGTCATCTGGGTCGTCATTCTAGCTATCCTCAGGCAAAGATCCATGATATCATATAAGTCAGTCCCTGCAGTCACCATCCTGAGGTTGATGACGCGCTCCAAATGCTTAACAATCCTTCCCATCCTGACACATGCTATGCAATCAACATGTCTCAGTGAAAATAACAAGTCAGtctgaatttataaaaaataattaagttaacaAAAAGTACACAGCTTACCACAGAATGCGTAGGGGATCTGACGCGACTGAAACCTCGGTGACAGGTGGCTCGACGAAGTCATCATCAGTGGGAGGGGGAGGCGCAGGTCTCGGCTCAGTAGTGTCCTCCGTCGACGTCACAAAGGGGTGCGAAATCTGaaaaaaccactccatgtagtCTGGGGCCACCTGCCCAGGAACTACACAGAGCTTCCCTGTAGGCGCCACATGGTCTGAAAAGTGTACCCACCGGTCGTCTATATCAGTACCTGTCAACGAATCACGAATTGGTGGCGGAGGAACGGTCTGAATGTACCCCATCTGTCGAACCACCCTCTCTGGTCTAAGGTAGACGATGATCGGACCCCATCTGACTTGCCCCGTGTACGAGGAGATCAAGTTATAGCCCCGAACTCCCCGATGCTCAGCATACGACATCCAACAGACGTTGGTCACTGTCAGGGCATCAATACGTGCTCTGTAAGGGGCTTCCTTAATCCCGGTCATGTGGGCCTTACCCATAAGCCACCTACAGGCACGTGGGCTAGCCTCAGCATAACCATCGTCAACAACAGACCTGTGGACTGATTGAAAGTGCTCGTAAATCCAGTACTACAAACACAAAGTCAACATCAGCAATCAAACATGGAttgaattttactttaatttaaattacaagcAGCGATACTCACTTGAAGTAGTGAAATGTAATCAACCATCTGCCGTGTAGGGGCCTACGACGCCTCCTTAAGCTGATCGTACAGGTGGACCAAAGCGGTCGCTCCCCAAGAGAATGCCCCTGCCTAGCCCAGGTCTCTGAATGCCTGCAGGTGCACAACATGGACATgagttgcactcttgttagcgaaAAGAGTGCAACCAACCAAATGAAGTAGGTACGTCCGAGTTGCAGCAACCCACTGCCTGGCCTGGCACCTACTCTGGTACATGTCCCGAAGCCAGGACAACCGAACATGAGGCCCACCTACCTGACGTGTCTCAGCTGTAGCCTCGTCTGGGGTGACCTCAAGTAGCTCCGTCAACAGGGCGACTGCGTTAGATGTAGCCAGCGGCTCGAATGAATGCAGCGCGCCAATAATCGGAATGTGCAACAACGACGAAACATCGTCTAGAGTGATCGTCACCTCCCCTACTGGGAGGTGGAAGCTGCTCGTCTCCCTATGCCACCTCTCGACAAAGGCGGATATGAGTCCAGGATCAGTGGTGATCACAGAACACCTGATAAATGGATCCAATCCGGTGGCCGCAATCATACCTTCGATCTCAGCAACCGGTCTCCCAAATTTATCTACTTTCCTACCATGGGAGACCAACTTGAGATCGAGTCGCTCCTAAATTGAATAACAGTTTATAAATTTgtgtatttcaaaataaaagaaactactTTCTAATTACTGGAATAAAATAAGTACGTACCTGTCACTCCATATGTTGTGTGCCACATGATCAGCAAATCCTATCAAAACAGATGGATCGCGTGGCCCACCCGGGAACCCCTCATCATCATCAGCTGTCCCATCACTAGCCAATCAATCTATCTCAGCATCATCGGCAGTTGCTGTCCTCTCTGGGCTACCATCAGACGCATGAGGCACATCCTCAGCCAACTGAGGAACATCCTCGACTCTCTGCGTCACCCGTTGCCTACGTGCTGAGGCAGTGGGACTACGACGCCGAGGAACATCCTCAGCCACATCCTGACTAAGGTCTCTGCCTCTACCTGTGCCTACCACACGACGTAGACCTCGtgttctaaccatgatctgaaATCATGAAGAACACTCAAATAATTTGTGTAACAAAGCTTTGGAATTCTAACTAATCCACATAATTTATCCAAAtccataaattatatatttagttcaacataatttatccaaataattgacatacaaatgcatatataacaaATGAGGTTGCGTACTAGTAGGGTTTGACTCAAGCCACTAATGAGGTTGCGTACTTGTAGAGTTTCTCTAGTGAATCTAACaatgtaattatttaatgaatcatTAGATTTTTGTCTAATCATCACAATACTCACATCTAATGACATATGACTTGCTTGCCTAGTGAAAATGATTAAAACTCTCTCAATTTTCACTTCAAGTTCATCAATTTTCTCTTTGTTCAATTATTGTTTTAAGTCATTGTTAGGGGAGATAAGGCAACTCTTACGAGAAGCACCTTTAGAAGAAAGTCGCAAACGAGAATTGTCATCTGCACTTCATGTCTACTTCAAGGACTGGTTATATGGTAACTATCATTTGTTGTCTTTCAGATCCAATTTATAACTTAACTTTTCAACAAGTACTTGTAAgagatgaaagctaaaattgtGATGAAGCTAAAATTCATCAAGCTTCTAAAAAAGGGAGAAGTTTCAATCAGCTGAAAGGAAATTC
It contains:
- the KTI-2 gene encoding kunitz trypsin protease inhibitor precursor, encoding MKPTLLLSLSFLPLFAFLALSEDVEQVVDISGNPIFPGGTYYIMPSTWGAAGGGLKLGRTGNSNCPVTVLQDYSEIFRGTPVKFSIPGISPGIIFTGTPLEIEFAEKPYCAESSKWVAFVDNEIQKACVGIGGPEGHPGQQTFSGTFSIQKYKFGYKLVFCITGSGTCLDIGRFDAKNGEGGRRLNLTEHEAFDIVFIEASKVDGIIKSVV